ctactagtgggctataacatatagcctactagtagctcaaccaatcagaacacaacattgatgatagaccactagttggattttactaataactaATATTCCTCTCCTCCGCCCTCCCTTCAATATTGCTCCTGCCGGTTGCTTTTTGCACTCCAATccataaacatgaatgtcagAGGCCAAATGTGATTTTGTGTTACAACATTTGTGACCGAGACTGTAGGTTTTTTTAGGCACCTTAATacagtatctatctatctatctatctatctatctatctatctatctatctatctatctatctatctatagatctatctatctatctatagatccatctatctatctatctatctatctatctatctatctatctatctatctatctatctatagatctatctatctatctatcaatcaatcaatcaatctagttattgtttgttatttttattgcatATTGTTATTGTATATCCTTGTCCCTTAGCAGTAACTTAACAGGAGTTGTTACTTTGTTTTTCTGCAGAATCATTTACCTCCTTGGCTTGTTGAAGAGGATACACAATTTGCttcaaaaaaagcttttgacttTCACAAGTTTGCTGAAAAGTTTAATACTAATTCTGTGTCACAACAATGGAACACTGATTCAAATGATCTCGCTGAAGATTTTGTGCCATCACAATCTCCTAATCCACACTCATCTACAGCTGATTCTGATAGtgaaaatgaagatgaaatttttcttgtatttagaGGAAAACCAAACAGTCGGGTATCAAGTTTTGATGAGTGCCAGGCTGCCTCAGGTAAGTttgaaagtaatattatttatcAGGTACATGGGcacgcggagatatggaattccACTTTGAATCTTCAACTCGATACCTCACCAGTGAGTGCAGGAAATTCGTGAGATATTGAGTAGAATACGAGAAGAGAAACttcatatctccaagcaaccatttatttttttgtttattatgtttACACCTTACTGACAAGAAGAAGTCAACAGTTACTTTattatgaaagaagtgttatatgaagtgcggtgtttgaaatcaactgaagacatgatcctcgcacttgctggacaatttaagcaattgtctcatgaacctgaaaaattcaggtgactcaacgggattcgaacccatgatctctgcgatgccggtgcagtgctctaaccaactgagctatgaagtcacacagttgagagcaggtcaatttgttgggctcatgttttcctgtgaaaggaatgtagtatgaaagaagtgttatatgaagtgcggtgcggttagagcactgcaccggcatcgcagagttcatgggttcgaatcctgttgagtcacctgaatttttcaggttcatgagacaattgcttaaattgtccagcaagtgcgaggatcatgtcttcagttacTTTATTCATGTTCCAAAAAGAGAATGCTTTGCCATTCATTTGTGATGCTAAATAGAGCAACTGAcctgtcagcagctgattggcgatctcagacacaggtgaaattattgtaatttttcacgtgtgaagatacaACTTTTGTCAGTGGtggaaatacctataaaacactCCAGTTTTTATAATAGAGTGTCTCAATtaatttatgttaattatgTGCAACCAAGATGAGCTCACTTGGTGGTCAGGCCTGATACATGAAGCCTAGAGAAGTAATGTTTAAAAGCTCCATCCAAGAATGGATTTTTTGGAAAATCCCATTTCTGCTTTAATGACGCACCTGAATACTTGCTGCCGTCTTTCTTGTTCGTTTTGGAGGAGGAGGAGGCATGGTTCAGTTGGTTAGCGCGCAGCTTTGATCTGAGCAAGAAGTCGCGGGTTGGATAATCGGTGACTTTGACATCTGCTtcaactttcctctgatccgtgtagctatagctttaaatacccataaaacggagcactgacggAGGGAGGGGCAGATGAAGGGCGCACTGCcagcttccattgataccagtctcgtaactgaaggcACTATCGatgttaaataaagtgactttacctttttttttttaactttttgacTATTATTCATTTGCAGGACTTTCAGAACTTTCAAATGGAGAACTTTTTGATCTTAAACAAGAAATGGCTGCTTATGTTAAAGAGTATTCTGATGTTCTGATAGAAGAACTAACTCTGCGAGAAGAACTCGAACGAGAgaaagaagtaaaaaataaatttatttccaCGTTGTTAGCAGTGCAGTCAAAAATACGAGACTTCCAGTCAGGGCAGGGAAGAAGCAAAAAGGGATCATCTGCTAATTCAGCAAAGGTAACATTAGACGATACTCAGAGTCCACACtggtcctttttttttccaaagaaaatgacctatttttgtcttcttaGTACTTAACGACTGTTATTCCATATGATGACTTTGATGGGGGTCCAAGCACAAAAGTATTACAGCAACTGATTGAAAGTAAGTTCCTTGTAAAACTAGAGAATTGGCTGTACCTgcatatgtacttattgactgagtgggagggccggacgagaaaatatttggcccgaggtcatggcgtacggaccaagcgcagcgaggtccgtgcgccatgaccgagggccaaatattttcccgtccggcccgacctaactcagtcagtaagcattttattatatgaccaccacgcttttccttcttccctttttttttctccttttttttttttttcgggtaacaaaattcggaatgttgctcattttgaccgaaaagtcgggatttatacagcaacaaagttgttttagttcgcttcttgcccacgctattgataaaatccccgtatgagggccgtacgcgatcctagcaggtctggacggctttttccggacctgctcatGCCCACACGTACaaccctcatacggggattttctcaatagttttgcaatgaaagcgcgcgcggggccgtacgggtcatataataatgtatattatattattactaGTCATTGTGCTCAGAAGAATAAGACCCTGAACCAAAAATAACATGGTATAATCAGTTTCTCATTGTTTCAAGAAACATTGCTCAATAAGCCCTAAACTGTAGCCTTGGCCATAACTTAGTAATGGCCCTTATTAATTACCCTTCCTTTACTAAACTTGATATatattgtgtggttccagaaaatatccatagcCCCGCCACGGAGGGTCACAGAAATTCCAAGGGGTAGAGGGGTGTGAAAGGGGCAAATTTCGGAAGGGGAGGGGGGTAAATAAAGAgcttttttttatattgatCCAACAATTAATTGAATTGTTGGATCAATATTCCTACTGGTAACaccaataataaataattattaaataagtATCATTGCAAAAGGATACATGTTCCTTGTAGAACCTTCAAACAACTCAAAGTCGTTAAAATTAAAGTTACTTTTCACAATCTCAAGAGTAAATTTTGCGTTCTTTTAAAAGCAGTTGTTATATTTAATTTTTCCATCTAGTTATGGAGGCCCTCATTACTGACAGTCCTATTGTACCTGGCTTGATTACGGAATATATACTAAAAGGTAAGGATGCTTTGTTTTAATAAGAGAAAAGATACAAAACAGTATCCCCTGATGATATCGTTTTCATGATATCTTGGTGATACAAGTCTCTACAGGGTGAGTGGACAACAAACGTGTCcactttacattattatttcagaCCTTGTGGTATGAGGTCAGACGTCAGCATGTAAAGGCGCTCCAGGCAGCCGCTATCAGTCCATATttgacctcacccaccccacccatACCCTTGCaaagggcagccacaacaccgggaacttcatgccctactcttttagaatggtgtgtgggttctttaacgtcccacattgaactaatAAACATAGAAGGTATttgcgagacgggacctacggtttatagtccttatccgagaagacatgaaagtcttaccatttgctgatgtaattacaaaggcagcactttctactcagttattttaagaccctgagtgatggtccggccggagtcaaactcacgacctcccgcgtgacagaccgatgctcatttaactgagccaccggtgcgcggtcagTAGAACCCCGACTGTCCTGTCAGTGAAAATATGTGGGTGTTGTTGTAAATCAATGTTACTGGTGGCTATTACTAAGAGCTAGTATCTCATTTTTGGAGTTGTCAGGGAGGAGAAGGAGTTTGTAGTAATTTTAGTCTTACATCATTtctttccttgtcagttctttGTGCTGAGGATTAGCTCAACGTTTGTTGTGATTTGGTCCCAGGAAGTGTttttgcattcttgtggttttTGGAAGAAAGAAATGACTTTTATTTGAGCCAAAGAAGGAGCGCATCAACCCATCCATTTTTGCTTTGTGGTTataaccaaaaacaaaaataagaaaagacagtttattgaaagaaatgactgtgaaaagaaaatgtagcTTAAAGGGCCCTAGTCAGCCTCCACCATTTTCAGTGCCATCAAAGTTATTGATATTGCATGGTGAAGCGAAATCTGAATGTTTTACTATAGGTTGTGTTTCTGAAAGTATGTTTAATTATCTTTAGAAGTTTCacagtgatttcttttgtttcgacATGCTCCAAATAAAATAGATTAGCCAAACCCTTGcatgtaaacaaaaacaaaggtgcGGCTGACTAGGGCCCtttaatataatataattattacttaaACTTCTTTTCTATGATATGATAGGTTGATTTGGCAGATTTTCTTGCTGAATTCAATTGAATTGTTACCATATTTTTCTTAACAATTTTTCTTGAcaattgtcaagaaaaatatgGTAACAAAGAACCATGTTTCCTCTGGTGCAACATAAGTTACCACTGCTTATTTCCTTCCAGTTCAATTTATGACTGAGTGCATATAAGTTAATTATTGGAAAATAACACTGCTGAAAAAAATGGATGGCAGTTTTCTAATGGAATCAACCATGTGGTTGAACTTTTTGTGTTCTCTCAAGGTCAAACTTTTGGGTAGTACTTCAACCAGCTTAAACACTTGTGAGATTAgagaatttattttatttatttttctggtTTTGTCATGGAAATAGGTGGCACTTTTTTCCGTTCAAAATCTTAGTGTTGTTTCTTCTTGACGTGTATGTGCATTTTTAGAACTCCAAATGGATTTATTACTTGACGAGATTGCTTATTTATTAATCAAGGTTATGTCTAATCTGATTTCATTTGGCAGTTCTAGATTTTTCAAATTGCACACAAAAAAGATTAAATATTCAGTAGGTATTATATTTGTTGTAGAGAAATTAAACTACACAAGTACTTTTCCATAGAATCCATATTTATTCCTTTTAGAAAAAGAATTGTATAAAGTGTTAGTGAAGGAGATTTGGCAAAATTGACAACACCAGGAAACGTCCTTTAAAAATATTGTTAGTCTTTTGTGATTTCGTCATCCAATCATTTCCTTTCCAAAAGCCAAGCAATATTATTCATCCTTGGTTTGACAACAACAGTGTTGAAGACAAAGTAAAGAGTATTTTGTTTTTAGGCAATGTTATCCATCTTTGCAGGAGGCAACAGAAAAACATGCCTCCTGTATGTGCAGTCTTCATTGAAcaaatgaattttctttgtGGGTTGGTTGTTTCTTTGACACTCTAATACGTAGTGCACCTTTCCTTCAGATTCTATTGGAACTGCAATAGAATCTGTTCTTACGCAATTAGAGGTAAGGTGGCTAGCTGAATTATTAGAGgctgtttttgttaaaaaaaaatatttattttgtatgaataattattttattagctaTCTTCAAATTCATTACATGTATTTTTTACCAAATGTTTTTTAAGATTTCAAAATCTTGAGCTATTGATTTTTTCATTGCCTCACCTGttataccaataattattattgaatacAGAGAACTAAAATGAATTAACCATTTACATGGCATTAACTTGTAAAAATTTAAAGTGGAAATGAGAGGCAGAGCTTTCATTTTATTGAGtaattcaaaattaatgatgtatTACAAATATTGtaaatagaaaataattaatatatcaaataaaatttaactgTTTTGTCATGTTTATTTCTCCATCTGTCCTAGAAATGCACAAAATGAGTTTCAGTCTCCTTTTGATAAGCATCACCAAGAGATCACCCTTGTCCTTGTCATTACAGTTCTCCTGACATACAACTTACAAACCACGCACTTACTGAGTGTTTCCCAAATTCTCTTAATCTATTCTGGGTTTCTAACTGTTATGACATAGAGAAATACACCATAGTTGCTTAATAGGAGCAAGATAGGACTGGCATGCAGACTATGTTTCATATTTCTTTAAGAATGTCTGATTTTGAAGCTGAGACAAGTGTTCCCaccattttttaattttacaatCTGCTTGTTGAATTTCACGCatctttaagcctggtttccatatcgtacCAAAAAATTCTTAgaacagatacaactttatggaaacctcccgtacaaatgctcaatgcaaaagaaacgacagatacattTTGTTGTATGAGGGGCTATAGAACATGGGTGAGGGTAGAAGGGGATTACGGGGAAATCCAGGGAGCAGTAGATGTTAGATAAACTTGTACATCTAACAAAACATAGTTTTTCACTTATAGTCAATTTTTTTGAGAGGACTATCCATTCATCAAACAACTGGAAACTGGTCTTTGTTCATcaagaaagaagaaatttcAACGCAATGTAAACTTGGTTAACTTCCAGAGTTTATTTCACAATTTAGTGCAAGACATTACAATGTGTCCACAACTTACAACAAATACTACTAACATCAATATGGTAGATTACTAATAGAGAGACACATGATACCAAGGAAACAAATTTGAATGTGTTACTTGTGTGGGTACCCACTCATCTCTACTACTAACTCTACAAGCTTCAAAGTAGCAATTGCAACAGATTGCCTTGCTTTCCCTCTCTgtgttttgttctttatttgGTGTCCCCTCCCACCAAAAAAATCTAATTGTCTGAAAAGCATTACTTCCTTCATTCTGTAATGGTTGACACTCAAGAAAATTGAATTCAGATTAAATACTGATGCCAATTCTTACTCAAACATTAATGTGGTTTAagataatatttattattattattattattattattattattattattattattattattattattattgtcattcaGGTATATGCATGCACATCAAAATAATTCTGTCTGCAATATAATTACCCAGCCAGTCATTATTTTGCATgcaatttaacaataattatttatgtaaacACACCCTGTAGTATGACTAAGTGATGTTAAAGTGGTATTGAAACCCTCAAAAATTGAATGAACTGTATTAGAGGTGGCTGGGCTAATTGCCTCTTCACTCCCCTTGAAAAGAATCTGCTGACAGGCAAAACCAGAATTACATAACAAATATTTCACTGGATTTGGATTCCAAGAATTCTTATTGCTTTGATTGCTTATCTATTTAGTCCATTAGAAAGAAATAGCCTTGAAAAACTGTATCCATAAAAAATAACATGCAGACATTTTCCCACAAGTATACGCAACTTGCATTTCACTTTATACTACACGTTAAATTTCACCATCAAAGCATATATGATGTGCATGCTTGCTTTCTCAAGTCAATGTTCTCACTATGGATGAATTATACCTTGAACCAGGTTCCAATTTCACTGAATTAATTTATGACAAGATATCCCTGAAAATATCTGCTTAAACTGATCCTTGTCGACGAATGTTCAAGGCATAGCAATTACTTGTTGACTAAAGAATTCATGTTAGAACATGACTGGAACGCTTCTATGATATTTATGGGTGATGTGGCTTATGACCAGTTTGGGTATTTTGAAATTATATGTGTGTGGTGTGTATCATCGAGATATCTGATGACTTTGGTACAATTCTTTCTCCATTCCTTCAGCATACACTTGGCTCTCTGGTTGCGGGAGGAGTGACCTTAGGTGGTTTGGCGTGAAGATGAGTCACTAgaacaaacaaaatattttgtaataataagATTTTCTTGAGTCATCTTTGGGTgtcaaaatttcattgaaacgtGTGGATCCAATGGTCAATTGTCGTCACAAGAGTTGCATGAAATCCCAAAGACAGCTACAGATGAGAGAAAGGTCTACACCCCACAATGACCACTAACTGCTTGTAAATACTAAGAGgcttttaaaaacaataatcattaacataattgtaaaaattgcaattgtaaattcaaatttaatgtcaaacaatGGGAGTGCTTGGGCAATCAaccgagccagaggctcatgatAAGGTGCTTGACAATTCCAGATCGAATTGTTTGCAGACAATCAAATGGACAATTTAAGTGTATGTTGCcagcaaagtaaaattaaaaatgtaaattatAAAATCTTTATTTGAAGaggaagtgcacttagctatcAGTTAGTTCACCAGTACTGCACTTTTGCActtttaataatctgaaagaaacaataattattattatttaaactATACTGCATCATGTACTTACAATAACCGAGGccttgaagaaacaaaaatacagaTGTTGCCACCTTATGCGGCTGCTCTTCCAGGGGCATTCCTCCACTTTCTGATACACTGAAGTATGTGGATATTTCTGGATCTAATCTGGCGTTGGTATTTACCACATCATCTTGGTGTGGTGAGGCAGCTCCAGTTATCAGCAAGGCTGGACACTTCAAACACAAAACTTTCTTTGAGGTTGTCTTATCAGGGCGATGTATCTGAAGGTCTGTGCGCTGCAGGTATGAGTTAATGAACAGTGAAAGATTTCGTGGATTTAAGACTGACTGGATACTCTGCTTGAAGGAATGGACAAGGTCTAAGTTTTcctcttttgtctttttaccaAAGTGATGCCAGAGAAGATAGTCTTCCACAAAAGTTGTCAGCCCCTTGTTCTGTAACTGTCTGACACATAACTatgaacaaaaataatatcaCAAGTTGATGAAAACTGCTTTTAATTGAGGAGGGAAAATTTTATGTGGGTACAACCACACAATAAGATGCATAAGAATGGTCaagcaaaggaaaataatcTGTGTAATGCCAGTCACTCAAGGCTTAAGGAAGAACCCAATTTTTTGTGGTATGCACGCTATTAAACTAGAATAATTCCTGCGAACTAACAATGATTAACTACTATTAttgatattataattattattaacattgaaAATAAACTGTTTTTGATTTTGACTTCTTGGATATAATCatgaacaattattccatgagcgcatgttggatatgagacggtaaaaatttcgctttctggtgaaaacattttttgcttagcaacgcttagcgcaatcatttaccatatagggtcaaactaaggtatatgagctgataactaAGATTGGGTGAACCAATCAAAGTACACGAAATGCATTATCGGAGGTTGAGAATTGAATAAATACTGTTACTGTTTATGACAAAATGTATCCCTAAGAGGTCCTTTATCGGTCACCTTTTACCTTTCTATTCAATCCTTTTATCTACTTTCGCACGTGTAATGCATTATTGTGCATAGCAATAAGATTGCAAAGCTTCTggaataataaaacaaatataaataaaaagcTCTCTTGAAAGCTGCTGCACGACAATAACTACAAATCTACCATTAAATAATAACCTCAAGATTTGCTTTCTTTACGCACGAAGCCTTATTGTCAATTTATTGACTTGCACTTTAATTTCTCTTTAGTAAAAGTTTTTTATTAAGTTACGCGAATGCATGAAGAAGTCGAAAATCGTTTCTGCAGTTTGTTTTTTCCTTCGATTTGCTTCGATGGCTTGATACGTGCATTTCGGCATAAAGTGGCCTGAATAATAATTCAGTGCATTTTCAATGTAAACATGTCATGTTATCTGCTTTGCAAGCTAATTAATTTATAGTAAAGTACacttagccttttttttttgaggagGCGTACC
This genomic window from Acropora muricata isolate sample 2 chromosome 2, ASM3666990v1, whole genome shotgun sequence contains:
- the LOC136908715 gene encoding fasciculation and elongation protein zeta-2-like, encoding MAGTEDPSSPDEDSEWSDFSSNSSKLNAFDNLPFGTKSLDPISVLSTLIGCFPLPSDSTGESSACVADDRILDRVDPSLESYGDPFLWRGSESEMKYFSALKLASCNCQNHLPPWLVEEDTQFASKKAFDFHKFAEKFNTNSVSQQWNTDSNDLAEDFVPSQSPNPHSSTADSDSENEDEIFLVFRGKPNSRVSSFDECQAASGLSELSNGELFDLKQEMAAYVKEYSDVLIEELTLREELEREKEVKNKFISTLLAVQSKIRDFQSGQGRSKKGSSANSAKYLTTVIPYDDFDGGPSTKVLQQLIEIMEALITDSPIVPGLITEYILKVLCAED